The Belonocnema kinseyi isolate 2016_QV_RU_SX_M_011 chromosome 1, B_treatae_v1, whole genome shotgun sequence genomic interval AGGAACCAAATTTTTTCCTAAGAAGTGTTCTACTTATTTAAGAAATTTCCTAATATATTtcatcatgaatattttttttcacataatGCTCGTTTCTTGACTTGTTATTTTATAGTTCAATACTATCAGCTAGAACAAACATCAAGTATGAAGCAGAACCAAGGAAAACTTAACATCAATGCCAAagtgaaatagttttttcatctcgaatttaatatgaataaataaaatctaatttattGCATCAAACACGTACGCTACGAAAATTCGAgttgaaaaaaatggtgaaatttgtCGTGTCATAATCATGCTGATAGGAATCAGTATAAATAGCAGTGGGTTGGTTCCAAATTTATCAGATCCAATTTACAAAATCTGCGAcgtaaaaatgaagattttttttgcgACTCTACTTCTGACCTTCACGTTAGTCATCAATTTATGTGGTAAGTATTTTATTCTTACATATAAAAGTATATTACACCACAAGTAGGGTTAGGCACGTTTTTACACGGGGAGCTCCATGTTCGCAGGACATGTCCTTGCGAACATTGAATTCTAAGTGGAGACGTTTGTTGTCTTACGATTGATTCAGTATACTTTCTTTGAAACCACTATGTTATAAGTCCGTAGAGTCCCCAGAAAAGTGAGCGCAGATATGTATGACCtcgcgagtgatgtacgatattttattcgaTACCTGGTATTCGAATTCTGGTATTTTCAGAAAGTTAGGGtcataaaaacataatttagtgtctagtttaattttccaaattttcacctcaatACTGCAATTTTTGTGGACGTGAGATATTGCacaaaaatgtcggtaaggtaggaatcgtgtaTGTTATGACCTTAAAATCTCaacaatctacattttatttttacagaactgAAAGCTAATGAGTCAGATAAGAATCCGTCATTTCCTCCAATCCAGCCAGTTCGTCAAATCCCGGCAGTGCGTCCAATGCGGCCACCTCAGGTTCCAATCCAGCCACCTCCAGTGCCCCCTCTGAATGTACCTCCTGTAGGTTTACTCCGACCGGTCAATTTACCAGCTGGGCATTTAGTTTATTCTCAAAATGGACGAGTTCTTACTTTGTTTGCGGATCCACCTCCTCGGCCACCTCCACCTCACCAATAGAAGGCTTTCATCAAGTTTCTCCAGGTGGCGCTGGCATCGGCATCGCTTGCACGTGGAAA includes:
- the LOC117178118 gene encoding WAS/WASL-interacting protein family member 3-like — translated: MLIGISINSSGLVPNLSDPIYKICDVKMKIFFATLLLTFTLVINLCELKANESDKNPSFPPIQPVRQIPAVRPMRPPQVPIQPPPVPPLNVPPVGLLRPVNLPAGHLVYSQNGRVLTLFADPPPRPPPPHQ